GCGACCAGGGGCAGAAGCGCCCAGACCGAACTCGAGAAAACGAAGAATGCGGCCGCCCGGAGAAGCACGACATGCAGTTCGCGGCTCGCCCTCGCATAGCGCAGACCAGCGCGGAATGCTCCGAAGAAGCGTTCGGACAAGCCGTCGTCGACATCAGGCGCGCGCCTCCACCAGATGAGGGCAGCGATGACGAAAATGTAACTGATGACGTCAATGCCATAGGTAAAGGCTGCGCCGAACCAGGCAAGCAGCAGGCCGCCGACTGCCGGGCCGATCGCTCGGGAGATGTTGATGCCGAGCGAGTTGAGCGCTACGGCACCTTTGAGATCCTGCTTTGGGACGAGTTCGGGAACGATGGCTTGCCAGGTCGGCGCCATCAGCGCCGCTCCGATACCCCCGACGAAGGTGAGTGCAATCAGGGACGTGATGGTCTGCAACCCCGTCGCAGACAGCAACATCAGGCAGATGCTGGCTCCGGCCAGCAGAAGCTGGATGATGATCAGGAACTTGCGGCGGTCGAGAATATCCGACAGTACACCTGCAGGGATCGCGAGGAGGAAGATCGGGAGCGTCCCCGCAGCCTGCACCGCCGCGACGGCGGCTGGTGCGTTCGAGAGGTCGGTGACAAGCCATGAGCTTGCGACATCGCGGATGAAGCTGCCGGTGTTGCCGACAATCGTCGCCACCCAGAGAATGGCAAAAGTCTTCTGGCGAAGCGGCGCGAACCCGCCGCCAGCCGCCCGGGTCGCAGACAGGGAGCTCATGAAGTCCGTCCCTTTCCGGATGCGCCATGTTCACGCAGGTCGTGCCATGCAACCAGAGTGAACGCGCCAACAAGCCCGACATGTTCGAAGAAGCCGTTCATGGCCTTCGAGCGCTCCATACCAGGCGGCAGTTCCCAGAAGCGAAGCGCGATGAAGGTCGCGGCGAGCGTGAAGACGGCAAGCGCAAGCGCGGCAGCCCAGCGGTAGATGCCGGCAAGGATGAGCGCCGACATCGAAAGCTCGAAGACGATCACGCCGACGGAAAAAAACGGCGCCGGCTGCAGTCCGAAATGCTCCGTTTCGGCGAGCGCACCCGGAAAGTCGAATATCTTCGTCACCGGTCCCTGGATGTAGGCCGAGCAGAGCGCCAGCAGGCCGATGAACAGAATGCGTCTGTCGGCGAGGCCGGTCCGAAAGCGGGCGGTGAGATGCTTCTCGAGGGAAAACAGGCTCATCATCTTGGCTCCTTCTCGAGCGGCTTTTCAACTTTGCTTAGGGCGGTCCGGGATACCCCCTTGTAATAGGCGCCATGCTTCGGCAGTGGATGGTTCACCACGACTTTCGCCCACGGGTGCCGGGGACTAGCCGTTGATTGGCCCAGATCCTGGCCGAGAGCGAACGACGAGTTGTTTAAGCTTGAGACTACCGTTATCGCGGCTGCGACAGCGATCTTTTTCATGGCGTGATCCTTACCGGGAGCTTTGGCTGATCGTCACACGGCCCAGCATGAGCAGCCGAGCGCGCCGAAGAAACCCTTCAGATCGGCGATCGGCAGGCGTGACGTCCAGGCCGCAGCATGGTCGTGACCATGCATGCCGCAACTGCTGGAGCAGCCGCAGGAGGCGATGGCGGTTCTTCTGAGCGAATGTCGGCCAGCTCCCTCCGGCTCGCCCCACGCGGCATAGCCGCCATAGGTTCTGACCGGCGACCAGTCGGGCATCGCCGGCGGCAACGGATTCTCGTCGAGACTGGCGAAATCGTTCGCCGCATAGACGATCTTCCCGCCGACCATCGTAAGGTCGGAGGTCAGGAACGAGATCTCGTCCTCGGCGCAGGCGAAATAGTCCTTGCTGGGAACGATCAGATCGGCGAGCTGGCCCTTCTCGATACGCCCCTTCCTGCCTTCCTCGTTGGAGAACCATTGCACCTTTTCCGTCCACATGCGCAGAGCCGTTTCGCGGTCGAGGCAGTTGGCGCGCGGATAGAGCTGCATGCCGCCCACCGTCTTGCCGGTCACCAGCCAGGAAAGCGAGACCCAGGGATTATAGGAGGCGACGCGGGTGGCGTCCGTGCCGGCGGAGACGTTGACGCCCCTCTCGAGCATACGCGCGACTGGCGGTGTCGCCTCGGCGGCGCCGTGGCCATAGCGCTCGACGAAGTATTCCCCCTGATAGGCCATGCGGTGCTGCACGGCGATGCCGCCGCCAAGTGCGGCGATACGGTCGATCGACTGGTCGGAGATCGTCTCGGCATGGTCGAAGAACCAGTTGATGCCGGAGAGCGGAATGTCCTGGTTCACCTTCTCGAAGACGTCGAGGGCACGGCTGATCGTCTCGTCATAGGTGGCGTGCAGGCGCCAGGGCCAGCGGTTCTCGGCGAGGATGCGGACCACCTCCTCGAGCTCGCCTTCCATTTCCGGCGGCAAATCGGGGCGCGGCTCGCGGAAGTCCTCGAAGTCCGCTGCCGAGAAGACCAGCATCTCGCCGGCACCATTGTGGCGGAAGAAATCGTCGCCCTGCTTGTATTTAACCGAGGAGGTCCATTTGAGGAAGTCCTCCTTTTCCTCGCTCGGCTTCTGCGTGAAGAGGTTATAGGCGAGCCTGACAGTCATCTGCCCCTCGTCGGCGAGCTTCTGGATGACGGCGTAGTCGTCCGGGTAGTTCTGAAAGCCGCCGCCGGCATCGATGACGCCGGTGACGCCGAGGCGATTGAGCTCGCGCATGAAGTGGCGGGTCGAATTGACCTGGTACTCGAAGGGAAGCTTCGGCCCCTTGGCAAGGGTCGAATAGAGAATGCCCGCATTCGGCTTGGCGAGCAGGAGACCGGTGGGATTGCCCTCGGCATCGCGAGTGATCTCGCCGCCCGGAGGGTTCGGAGTGTCCTTGGTAAAGCCGACAGCGCGAAGTGCGGCGGCGTTTAGCAGCGCCCGGTCGTAAAGATGCAGCAGGAACACGGGCGTATCGGGAGCGACCGTGTTGATCTCCTCGATCGTCGGCAGCCGCTTTTCGGCGAACTGGTGCTCGGTGAAGCCGCCGACGACGCGCACCCATTGTGGCGGCGGCGTGATCGTGACCTGCCGCTTCAGCATATCCATCGCGTCGGCGAGCGAGCGCACCCCGTCCCAGCGCAGTTCCATGTTGTAGTTCAGGCCGCCGCGCACGACGTGGGTATGATTGTCGTTCAACCCCGGCAGCACGCGTTTGCCCTTGAGGTCGACCACCTTCGTGCCTGGTCCGGCAAGGACCATGATCGTTCTGTCGTCGCCGACGGCAAGGAACCGGCCATCCTTGATCGCGACCGCCGTCGCCGCCGGATTGGCACGATCGAGCGTGGTGATGAGGCCGCGGTGGAGAATGAGATCAGGCGTCATGGAGGCGTCTCCAGTCGATTGAGGATCGGCGGCGCTGGCCGGCGAGAAAAGGGCCGGCAGAGCAAGGCTCGATGC
The Ensifer sp. WSM1721 genome window above contains:
- a CDS encoding DoxX family protein, producing the protein MSLFSLEKHLTARFRTGLADRRILFIGLLALCSAYIQGPVTKIFDFPGALAETEHFGLQPAPFFSVGVIVFELSMSALILAGIYRWAAALALAVFTLAATFIALRFWELPPGMERSKAMNGFFEHVGLVGAFTLVAWHDLREHGASGKGRTS
- a CDS encoding amidohydrolase, which gives rise to MPTRRSFLGAASSLALPALFSPASAADPQSTGDASMTPDLILHRGLITTLDRANPAATAVAIKDGRFLAVGDDRTIMVLAGPGTKVVDLKGKRVLPGLNDNHTHVVRGGLNYNMELRWDGVRSLADAMDMLKRQVTITPPPQWVRVVGGFTEHQFAEKRLPTIEEINTVAPDTPVFLLHLYDRALLNAAALRAVGFTKDTPNPPGGEITRDAEGNPTGLLLAKPNAGILYSTLAKGPKLPFEYQVNSTRHFMRELNRLGVTGVIDAGGGFQNYPDDYAVIQKLADEGQMTVRLAYNLFTQKPSEEKEDFLKWTSSVKYKQGDDFFRHNGAGEMLVFSAADFEDFREPRPDLPPEMEGELEEVVRILAENRWPWRLHATYDETISRALDVFEKVNQDIPLSGINWFFDHAETISDQSIDRIAALGGGIAVQHRMAYQGEYFVERYGHGAAEATPPVARMLERGVNVSAGTDATRVASYNPWVSLSWLVTGKTVGGMQLYPRANCLDRETALRMWTEKVQWFSNEEGRKGRIEKGQLADLIVPSKDYFACAEDEISFLTSDLTMVGGKIVYAANDFASLDENPLPPAMPDWSPVRTYGGYAAWGEPEGAGRHSLRRTAIASCGCSSSCGMHGHDHAAAWTSRLPIADLKGFFGALGCSCWAV